A window from Aquabacterium sp. NJ1 encodes these proteins:
- a CDS encoding YqiA/YcfP family alpha/beta fold hydrolase, translated as MTTTTHILYLHGFRSSPKSFKAQMLARHVAHLNEQGAQLTWVCPQLPPSPAQAWALIEQTTAAWPTDKMVVLGSSLGGFYATVLAEHRGCRAGVINPAIEPARDLARYIGEQTSFHDPQDHFFFRAEFIDEFKALARYPITRPERYWALIAKGDEVLDWREMSARYQGAQLTLLEGSDHAVSDFDQHMPALLSWLGLPAA; from the coding sequence ATGACCACCACGACCCACATCCTGTACCTGCACGGCTTTCGCTCCTCGCCCAAATCCTTCAAGGCGCAGATGCTCGCGCGCCATGTGGCGCACCTCAATGAGCAAGGCGCCCAGCTCACCTGGGTCTGCCCGCAGCTGCCGCCCTCGCCAGCACAAGCCTGGGCCCTGATCGAACAGACCACAGCCGCCTGGCCGACCGACAAAATGGTTGTGCTCGGCTCCTCACTGGGCGGCTTCTATGCCACCGTGCTGGCCGAGCACCGGGGCTGTCGCGCTGGCGTGATCAACCCGGCCATCGAGCCTGCGCGTGACCTGGCGCGCTACATCGGCGAGCAGACCTCGTTCCACGACCCGCAGGACCACTTCTTCTTCCGTGCTGAATTCATCGACGAATTCAAGGCCCTGGCCCGCTACCCCATCACCCGGCCCGAGCGCTACTGGGCCCTGATCGCCAAGGGTGACGAGGTGCTGGACTGGCGGGAGATGAGCGCGCGCTACCAGGGCGCCCAACTGACGCTGCTCGAAGGCAGCGATCACGCGGTCAGCGACTTTGATCAGCACATGCCGGCGCTGCTGTCCTGGCTGGGTCTGCCTGCTGCCTGA
- a CDS encoding energy transducer TonB, which translates to MLQRLRTLWKSLSLLQICLGVSALLHIGLFSFRLVDPEGFNRTFKDTPLEVILVNAGSEAAPDKAQALAQQNLAGGGESTGRATSPLPPSPEAETGDAMEQTARMIEQMQQEQQQLLTQVKNELSALPPPQPRAKAETEQNRADEERRRQLTKLLAEIEKRIREENERPKKRYISPATLKSADALYYSQFRTLVERAGTEHFPTQGGQKLYGELVMEVWLDRQGKVVDAIITQPSRNKQLDKRARAIVMNAGPFGAVPPEVIAGKDLLLISSRFRFTREAGMQATTQAPAPEQATIPAAP; encoded by the coding sequence ATGCTGCAACGCCTTCGAACACTGTGGAAATCCTTGAGCCTCCTGCAGATCTGCCTGGGGGTGTCGGCGCTGTTGCACATCGGCCTGTTCAGCTTCCGCCTGGTGGACCCCGAAGGTTTCAACCGCACCTTCAAGGACACGCCGCTGGAAGTCATCCTGGTCAACGCCGGCAGTGAAGCCGCGCCCGACAAGGCCCAGGCCCTGGCGCAGCAGAACCTGGCCGGCGGCGGCGAAAGCACCGGCCGCGCCACCTCGCCCCTGCCACCCTCGCCCGAAGCCGAAACCGGCGACGCCATGGAGCAGACGGCCCGCATGATCGAGCAGATGCAGCAGGAACAGCAGCAGTTGCTCACCCAGGTCAAGAACGAGCTGTCGGCCCTGCCCCCGCCCCAACCACGCGCCAAGGCCGAGACCGAGCAGAACCGCGCCGACGAAGAACGTCGCCGCCAGCTCACCAAGCTGCTGGCCGAAATCGAAAAGCGCATCCGCGAAGAAAACGAGCGCCCCAAGAAGCGCTACATCAGCCCGGCCACGCTGAAGTCGGCGGACGCCCTCTACTACAGCCAGTTCCGCACCTTGGTGGAACGCGCCGGCACCGAGCACTTCCCCACCCAAGGCGGCCAGAAGCTGTACGGCGAGCTGGTGATGGAAGTCTGGCTGGACCGCCAGGGCAAAGTGGTGGACGCCATCATCACCCAACCCTCGCGCAACAAGCAGCTCGACAAGCGCGCCCGCGCCATCGTGATGAACGCGGGCCCCTTTGGTGCCGTGCCCCCCGAAGTGATCGCCGGCAAGGACCTGCTGCTGATCTCGTCGCGCTTCCGCTTCACGCGGGAAGCTGGCATGCAGGCCACCACGCAGGCCCCGGCCCCTGAGCAAGCCACCATCCCGGCGGCCCCCTGA
- a CDS encoding ribonuclease catalytic domain-containing protein, whose protein sequence is MFALFDDAGKFLAGRVMSEADSSMQIELDSGKRVKVKAANVLIKFAKPAPAEILAQAAAQAADIDVDLIWEVAPEDEFGFDDLAKEYFSANADAVQQAAMLMRLFDTPHYFHRRGKGRFRKAPEDILKQALVAIERKKQLALQIEQWAQELAAGNCPPPIKDQLYKILFKPDKNGPEYKAVVDAAKATQRAPLDLLKDAGAIDSPYQFHFKRFLFEYFPKGTGFPALEAPPIKDELPLAAVQAFSIDDSMTTEIDDALSVQGLGSGTVTYGIHIAAPSLAIAPGSPVDALGRARMSTVYMPGHKITMLPDDVVQTYTLIEGRDCPAVSLYVTFDEATLAVQGSETKLERVPIAANLRHDKLDGVITNATLSGEAPADYAFAPELAFAFRLAQHLKAQREIVRGKPETFNRPDYSFKLLGAKGENTMSDGIEPTGHEQVVIGTRARGSALDLIVAEAMILANSTWGGWLAELGVPGIYRSQASLQPGIKVRMSTKPAPHAGMGVAQYTWATSPLRRYVDLVNQWQIVACAKNGRTAALAAPFKPKDAELFAIISNFDTAYSAYNGFQSSMERYWTLKYLGQQGLTELDCAVMVNGLVRADTLPLVFKAIGADSLPRHAKVRVRITGVDELTLDVHASVVARLDEATSADQGESEGGDDDEVLDNAGPLTLAIDVTDADAPAGEAPAA, encoded by the coding sequence ATGTTTGCCCTTTTTGACGATGCCGGTAAGTTCCTCGCCGGCCGTGTGATGTCCGAAGCCGACAGTTCGATGCAGATCGAGCTGGATTCGGGCAAGCGCGTGAAGGTGAAAGCCGCCAACGTGCTGATCAAGTTCGCCAAGCCCGCCCCCGCCGAAATCCTGGCGCAGGCCGCGGCCCAGGCCGCTGACATCGACGTGGACCTGATCTGGGAGGTCGCGCCCGAAGACGAATTCGGCTTCGATGACCTGGCCAAGGAATACTTCAGCGCCAACGCCGACGCCGTGCAGCAGGCCGCCATGCTGATGCGCCTGTTCGACACCCCGCACTACTTCCACCGCCGGGGCAAGGGCCGCTTCCGCAAGGCGCCCGAAGACATCCTCAAGCAGGCCCTGGTCGCCATCGAGCGCAAGAAGCAACTGGCCCTGCAGATCGAACAGTGGGCCCAGGAGCTGGCGGCCGGCAACTGCCCGCCCCCCATCAAGGACCAGCTCTACAAGATCCTGTTCAAGCCGGACAAGAACGGCCCTGAGTACAAGGCCGTGGTGGACGCCGCCAAGGCCACGCAACGCGCCCCGCTGGACCTGCTCAAGGACGCCGGCGCCATCGACAGCCCCTACCAGTTCCACTTCAAGCGCTTCCTGTTCGAGTACTTCCCCAAGGGCACCGGCTTCCCGGCCCTGGAAGCGCCCCCCATCAAGGACGAACTGCCCCTGGCCGCCGTCCAGGCCTTCTCCATCGACGACTCGATGACCACCGAGATCGACGATGCACTGTCCGTGCAAGGCCTGGGCTCTGGCACCGTCACCTACGGCATCCACATCGCCGCACCCAGCCTGGCCATCGCCCCGGGTTCGCCTGTGGATGCGCTGGGCCGCGCCCGCATGTCCACGGTCTACATGCCCGGCCACAAGATCACCATGCTGCCCGATGACGTCGTGCAGACCTACACGCTGATCGAAGGCCGCGACTGCCCCGCCGTTTCCTTGTATGTCACGTTCGACGAGGCCACGCTGGCCGTCCAGGGCAGCGAGACCAAGCTGGAGCGCGTGCCCATCGCCGCCAACCTGCGCCACGACAAGCTCGACGGTGTCATCACCAACGCCACACTGAGCGGCGAGGCCCCGGCCGACTACGCCTTCGCGCCCGAGCTGGCCTTCGCCTTCCGCCTCGCCCAGCACCTGAAGGCCCAGCGCGAGATCGTGCGCGGCAAGCCCGAGACCTTCAACCGCCCGGACTACAGCTTCAAGCTGCTCGGCGCCAAGGGCGAGAACACCATGAGCGACGGCATCGAGCCCACCGGGCACGAGCAGGTCGTGATCGGCACGCGCGCCCGTGGCTCGGCGCTCGACCTCATCGTGGCCGAAGCCATGATCCTGGCCAACAGCACCTGGGGCGGCTGGCTGGCCGAGCTGGGCGTACCCGGCATCTACCGCAGCCAGGCCAGCCTGCAGCCCGGCATCAAGGTGCGCATGAGCACCAAGCCCGCACCGCACGCCGGCATGGGCGTGGCGCAGTACACCTGGGCCACCTCGCCGCTGCGCCGTTATGTGGACCTGGTCAACCAGTGGCAGATCGTGGCCTGCGCCAAAAACGGCCGCACCGCCGCCCTGGCCGCGCCCTTCAAGCCCAAGGACGCCGAGCTGTTCGCCATCATCTCGAACTTCGACACCGCCTACAGCGCCTACAACGGCTTCCAGTCCAGCATGGAGCGTTACTGGACGCTCAAGTACCTGGGCCAGCAAGGCCTCACCGAGCTGGACTGCGCCGTCATGGTCAATGGCCTGGTGCGTGCCGACACCCTGCCCCTGGTCTTCAAGGCCATCGGCGCCGACAGCCTGCCGCGCCATGCCAAGGTGCGCGTGCGCATCACCGGCGTGGACGAGCTGACCCTGGACGTGCACGCCAGCGTGGTGGCGCGTCTCGATGAAGCGACATCTGCGGATCAGGGTGAATCGGAGGGTGGCGACGACGACGAGGTGCTGGACAATGCAGGACCACTGACCCTGGCCATCGACGTGACGGATGCCGACGCCCCCGCGGGCGAGGCCCCGGCCGCCTGA
- the gspG gene encoding type II secretion system major pseudopilin GspG has protein sequence MHTCQAPRHEVRAELVPAVLSVRQAKASRVISRANSRGFTLLELLVVLVIIGLLAGYVGPRFFAQIGKSEVKTAAAQLDALGKALDQYRLDTGHYPSTEQGLGALWVKPGDETRWWGPYLRKAPPKDPWGREYQYKAPGEHGDYDLFSLGKDGREGGEGEDQDITNW, from the coding sequence ATGCATACCTGTCAAGCGCCTCGGCATGAGGTGCGGGCTGAACTCGTCCCTGCTGTTTTGTCGGTTCGCCAGGCCAAGGCCTCGCGTGTGATCTCGCGTGCTAACTCGCGCGGCTTCACCTTGCTGGAACTGCTGGTGGTGCTGGTGATCATCGGCCTGCTGGCAGGCTATGTGGGCCCGCGCTTCTTTGCCCAGATCGGCAAGTCGGAAGTCAAGACGGCCGCTGCGCAGCTGGATGCGTTGGGCAAGGCGCTGGACCAGTATCGACTGGACACCGGCCACTACCCCAGTACCGAGCAAGGCCTCGGCGCGCTGTGGGTGAAGCCGGGTGACGAAACCCGTTGGTGGGGGCCGTATCTGCGCAAGGCCCCGCCCAAGGACCCCTGGGGCCGCGAGTACCAGTACAAAGCCCCCGGTGAACATGGGGACTACGACCTGTTCTCGCTGGGCAAGGATGGCCGCGAGGGTGGTGAGGGCGAAGACCAGGACATCACCAACTGGTGA
- a CDS encoding GNAT family N-acetyltransferase, translated as MDLPRLIDTPRLHLRDMRPGDAEDVFASYGRDPRVLRYLQWTPHTSPDDSRQQIAYDIHRWMKRSAWVWGLTRQEPHAQAGRVFGQIELLPMSYPSERAHHLRLGYLMAVNHWGQGLMAEAAQAVVGAAFGQYGVWRVDALCDVDNKGSAAMLARIGMQREGCLRRVLSHPHVDDVPRDAWLYALSRDDWLRQQADPARTAAPACADQSR; from the coding sequence ATGGACCTGCCGCGCCTGATCGACACCCCACGTCTGCACCTGCGGGACATGCGCCCGGGGGATGCCGAGGATGTGTTCGCGTCCTACGGGCGCGACCCGCGTGTTTTGCGCTATCTGCAATGGACGCCGCACACGTCGCCCGATGACAGCCGGCAGCAGATCGCGTATGACATCCACCGCTGGATGAAGCGCAGCGCCTGGGTCTGGGGGCTGACGCGCCAGGAGCCGCACGCGCAGGCGGGGCGAGTGTTTGGGCAGATCGAATTGCTACCGATGAGCTACCCGTCCGAGCGGGCACACCATCTGCGGCTGGGTTACCTGATGGCGGTCAACCACTGGGGGCAGGGCTTGATGGCCGAGGCGGCGCAGGCGGTGGTGGGCGCCGCGTTTGGCCAGTATGGTGTCTGGCGGGTGGATGCCCTGTGCGATGTGGACAACAAGGGCTCGGCCGCGATGCTCGCGCGCATCGGCATGCAACGCGAGGGCTGCCTGCGCCGGGTGCTGTCCCACCCGCATGTGGACGATGTGCCGCGGGATGCGTGGCTCTATGCCCTGTCGCGCGACGATTGGCTCAGGCAGCAGGCAGACCCAGCCAGGACAGCAGCGCCGGCATGTGCTGATCAAAGTCGCTGA
- the aroE gene encoding shikimate dehydrogenase has protein sequence MTTADRYAVAGNPVEHSRSPLIHARFAEQTGQAVDYGRLLCPLDDFKAHIQAFAASGAKGCNVTVPFKFEAFELATRRTPRAELAQAANTLRFDAQADGGWLADNTDGIGLVRDITRNAGVPLAGRRVLLLGAGGASAGVLGPLIEARPAEIVMANRTLEKAKAIVDRHAEWAARHGVQLSARSLQDPGEGFDVFINGTAASLAGSGVPVGAQVLKPGTLALDMMYGPAAQAFLDWARAHGATPRDGLGMLVEQAAEAFALWRGVQPDTQPVLAHMRALVDAAQPH, from the coding sequence ATGACCACCGCAGACCGCTACGCCGTGGCCGGCAACCCGGTTGAACACAGCCGCTCGCCCCTGATTCACGCGCGCTTCGCCGAGCAGACCGGCCAGGCCGTCGACTACGGCCGCCTGCTGTGCCCGCTGGACGACTTCAAGGCCCACATCCAGGCCTTTGCAGCCAGCGGCGCCAAGGGTTGCAACGTGACCGTGCCTTTCAAGTTCGAAGCCTTCGAGCTGGCCACCCGCCGCACGCCCCGCGCCGAGCTGGCCCAGGCCGCCAACACCCTGCGCTTTGATGCCCAGGCCGATGGCGGCTGGCTGGCCGACAACACCGATGGCATCGGCCTGGTGCGCGACATCACCCGCAATGCCGGCGTGCCGCTGGCGGGCCGGCGCGTGCTGCTGCTGGGCGCAGGCGGCGCCAGCGCCGGCGTGCTGGGTCCGCTGATCGAAGCACGCCCTGCCGAGATCGTCATGGCCAACCGCACGCTTGAAAAGGCAAAGGCCATCGTGGACCGCCACGCCGAATGGGCCGCCCGGCATGGCGTCCAGCTCAGCGCCCGCAGCCTGCAAGACCCCGGCGAGGGCTTTGACGTGTTCATCAATGGCACGGCCGCCAGCCTGGCCGGCAGTGGCGTACCCGTAGGCGCCCAGGTGCTCAAGCCCGGCACCCTTGCGCTGGACATGATGTACGGTCCCGCGGCGCAAGCCTTCCTGGACTGGGCCCGCGCACACGGCGCCACCCCGCGCGATGGCCTGGGCATGCTGGTCGAGCAGGCCGCCGAGGCCTTCGCCCTGTGGCGTGGCGTACAGCCCGACACGCAGCCCGTGCTGGCGCACATGCGCGCACTGGTCGACGCGGCCCAGCCTCACTGA